The following proteins come from a genomic window of Gottfriedia acidiceleris:
- a CDS encoding glycine C-acetyltransferase, whose amino-acid sequence MSSKTLEAFLTPQLAELKEKGLYNEINSLEGSNEATIQISGKQFINLSSNNYLGFATHPRLKQAAIEATEKYGVGAGAVRTINGTMDIHDQLEKAIAEFKHTEAAIAFQSGFNCNMGAISAVMTKKDAILSDELNHASIIDGCRLSGAKIIRVKHQDMDDLREKAKEATTCGLYEKVMYIADGVFSMDGDVANIPDIVKIAEEFGLITYIDDAHGSGVMGKGAGTVKHFGLSDKIDFQIGTLSKAVGVVGGYVAGSQQLIDWLKVRARPFLFSTSLTPANAAACIEAIRIMSEEPEKIEKLWENGDYLKAGLSKLGFNIGESETPITPCIIGDENLTQEFSKRLYEEGVYAKSIVFPTVPLGTGRIRNMPTAAHTKEMLDEVLAIYEKVGRELNVIK is encoded by the coding sequence ATGTCAAGCAAGACATTAGAAGCATTTTTAACTCCACAATTAGCTGAGTTAAAAGAGAAAGGGCTCTATAATGAGATTAACTCTTTAGAAGGTTCTAACGAAGCTACTATTCAAATTAGTGGTAAACAATTTATAAATTTATCTTCAAATAACTATCTTGGTTTTGCGACTCATCCTCGTTTAAAACAAGCTGCTATTGAAGCGACTGAAAAATATGGAGTTGGTGCAGGAGCGGTACGTACGATTAATGGTACGATGGATATCCACGATCAACTTGAAAAAGCGATTGCTGAATTTAAACATACAGAGGCTGCTATTGCATTCCAATCTGGTTTTAACTGTAATATGGGTGCTATTTCAGCGGTCATGACAAAAAAAGATGCAATTCTATCTGATGAATTAAACCATGCTTCAATTATCGATGGTTGCAGACTTTCTGGGGCAAAAATTATTCGTGTAAAGCACCAAGATATGGATGATTTACGTGAAAAAGCAAAAGAAGCTACAACTTGTGGTTTATACGAGAAAGTTATGTATATTGCAGATGGTGTTTTCTCTATGGATGGAGATGTAGCAAATATTCCTGATATCGTAAAAATTGCAGAAGAATTTGGCTTAATTACATATATCGATGATGCTCATGGTTCTGGCGTTATGGGTAAAGGAGCTGGAACTGTTAAGCATTTTGGATTATCAGATAAAATTGATTTCCAAATCGGTACACTTTCTAAAGCAGTTGGCGTTGTAGGTGGATATGTAGCTGGTTCACAACAATTAATCGATTGGTTAAAAGTTCGTGCACGTCCGTTCTTATTTTCTACTTCTTTAACACCAGCAAATGCTGCTGCATGTATTGAAGCAATTCGTATTATGTCTGAAGAACCAGAAAAAATCGAAAAGCTTTGGGAAAATGGTGATTACTTAAAAGCTGGTTTATCAAAACTTGGTTTTAATATTGGTGAGTCTGAAACACCAATTACACCATGTATTATCGGTGACGAAAATCTTACACAAGAATTTTCTAAACGTTTATACGAAGAGGGAGTTTATGCGAAGTCAATCGTATTCCCAACAGTACCACTTGGAACTGGTCGTATTCGTAATATGCCAACAGCTGCGCATACTAAAGAAATGCTAGATGAAGTTTTAGCTATTTATGAAAAAGTTGGTCGCGAATTAAACGTTATTAAATAA
- a CDS encoding alkene reductase — MSLVSKDETSWGKLENGLASKLFEPVKIGAWNLRSRTVMAPLTRSFADDQTGVVGEDIVEYYRKRAADGVGLIISEGTVISPRGKGYPGIPGIYSEDQVKAWKKVTDAVHKEGGTMISQIWHVGRLSHHELAGNMPPQAPSAIPAEGLVSRFRKPYDIPEEMTTEDIKEVINQYAQAAKNAIEAGFDGVEIHAAHGYLIDQFNSDVTNHRTDQYGGELPQRLTFMKEVIKAVIEAIGTERTMIRFSAHKADIPGYMWEDPDYAIRTFIEAFKEVGATLLHPSIMQFDRILADGKTMHQLVRKYWDGIIVGVGTLNPEMAEKAINEGTIDVAAFGRPLISNPDLLHRLKNGEAIEEYDVKKHLNVLI; from the coding sequence ATGAGTTTAGTAAGCAAAGATGAAACTAGTTGGGGAAAATTAGAAAATGGTCTAGCAAGTAAGCTTTTTGAACCAGTAAAAATAGGTGCTTGGAATTTACGTAGTCGTACTGTAATGGCACCATTAACAAGAAGTTTTGCAGATGATCAAACAGGTGTAGTTGGAGAAGATATAGTCGAATATTATCGTAAACGAGCTGCAGATGGTGTAGGTTTGATTATTTCTGAAGGAACAGTAATTAGTCCGCGTGGAAAAGGTTACCCAGGTATTCCGGGTATTTATTCTGAGGATCAAGTTAAAGCTTGGAAAAAGGTAACTGATGCTGTTCATAAAGAGGGTGGCACAATGATTTCTCAAATATGGCACGTAGGCCGATTATCTCATCACGAACTTGCTGGAAATATGCCACCACAAGCACCTTCAGCGATTCCTGCAGAGGGATTAGTTTCTCGTTTTCGTAAACCATATGACATACCAGAAGAAATGACTACCGAGGATATTAAAGAAGTAATCAATCAATATGCTCAAGCAGCTAAAAATGCGATTGAAGCTGGTTTTGATGGAGTCGAAATTCATGCTGCACATGGATACTTAATCGATCAGTTTAATTCAGATGTTACAAATCATCGTACAGATCAATACGGTGGTGAGCTTCCACAAAGATTAACTTTCATGAAAGAAGTAATAAAAGCAGTTATCGAAGCCATAGGAACTGAAAGAACGATGATTCGATTTTCTGCACATAAAGCTGATATTCCGGGCTATATGTGGGAAGATCCAGATTATGCAATTCGTACATTTATTGAAGCATTTAAAGAAGTAGGTGCAACTTTATTACATCCTTCGATTATGCAATTTGATCGCATACTTGCAGATGGTAAAACGATGCATCAACTTGTTAGAAAATACTGGGATGGCATTATTGTGGGAGTAGGTACGTTAAATCCTGAAATGGCAGAAAAAGCTATCAATGAAGGAACAATTGATGTTGCTGCGTTTGGGCGTCCTCTAATTTCGAATCCAGATCTTTTACACCGTTTAAAAAATGGTGAAGCAATTGAAGAATATGATGTTAAAAAGCATCTAAATGTTCTAATCTAA
- a CDS encoding ArsR/SmtB family transcription factor → MNDDIAVKVYKALGESTRLQIVKVLAKQSELACSEMKNQIKISANSTLTHHLKPLLDCGLLTVRKEGTFRYYSLQREVLEKYAPALL, encoded by the coding sequence GTGAACGATGATATTGCAGTAAAAGTTTATAAAGCATTAGGAGAATCCACTCGTTTACAAATTGTTAAAGTACTGGCTAAGCAATCTGAATTAGCTTGTTCAGAAATGAAAAATCAAATAAAGATCTCGGCCAATTCTACATTGACACATCATTTAAAACCATTACTTGATTGCGGCTTGCTAACAGTTCGCAAAGAAGGAACCTTCAGATACTATAGTTTACAACGAGAAGTTTTGGAAAAATATGCACCCGCTTTACTTTAA
- a CDS encoding MFS transporter, producing MTNKGKIYILAMISFLVGTSQYVISGILDKMAVELGISIEAAGQLITVYSLIYAIGTPILMALLAKMERRKLLLFSLSVFILGNLLAVIAPGYGLFMVARIIMALSAGVTVVTVLSLAAKIAPADRKASSIATVVMGFTASLIIGVPIGRFIAAVYDWRFVFLGVAIFVLISLAVIVKTIPQTMGDQPIPLLQQISLIKQPKIALALSITFFLMSGYGIVFTYLSPYLIQTTKMSDHVLSFALLILGIASLFGSKFGGFSADKWGISLTLKRGLVLNILSILLLSLISSSINTVIIILTLWSFSGWSSGATQQFNLATISPKSSDVLLGLNQSMMQLGFAFGAAIGGLAVSQLSIRSITWMGSIPVFVSLIITFGLSRYLMNEKKVRQGVGTQIRA from the coding sequence ATGACAAATAAAGGGAAAATTTATATTTTAGCAATGATAAGTTTTTTAGTAGGAACTTCACAATATGTTATTTCTGGAATCTTAGATAAAATGGCCGTTGAATTAGGTATTTCGATCGAGGCCGCAGGGCAACTAATTACGGTGTATTCATTGATTTATGCGATCGGTACACCGATATTAATGGCCCTATTAGCCAAAATGGAACGCCGAAAATTACTTTTATTTTCTTTAAGCGTATTTATTTTAGGAAATTTATTAGCAGTAATTGCACCTGGTTACGGTTTGTTTATGGTTGCACGCATTATAATGGCGTTAAGTGCGGGAGTTACTGTTGTAACAGTACTTAGCTTGGCTGCAAAGATTGCTCCAGCAGATAGAAAGGCAAGTTCAATTGCCACTGTTGTCATGGGATTTACTGCTTCACTGATCATAGGTGTCCCAATTGGCAGATTTATAGCAGCTGTTTATGATTGGAGATTCGTCTTTCTTGGAGTTGCCATATTCGTTTTAATCTCTTTAGCAGTTATCGTTAAGACAATACCACAAACAATGGGTGATCAACCGATTCCATTATTGCAACAAATTTCACTGATTAAACAACCAAAAATTGCATTAGCTTTATCGATTACTTTTTTCTTAATGAGTGGATATGGAATCGTGTTTACTTATTTATCACCGTACCTTATTCAAACTACTAAAATGAGCGATCACGTATTAAGTTTTGCTCTTCTAATACTTGGTATAGCAAGTTTATTTGGATCTAAATTCGGGGGATTCAGTGCAGACAAGTGGGGAATTTCGCTTACTTTAAAACGAGGACTAGTACTTAATATTTTATCGATTTTATTATTATCTCTCATCTCTAGTTCAATCAATACAGTGATTATTATCCTTACATTATGGTCTTTTTCTGGTTGGTCATCTGGTGCTACACAACAATTTAACTTAGCAACAATTTCTCCTAAATCATCTGATGTTTTATTAGGTTTAAATCAGTCTATGATGCAATTGGGCTTTGCGTTTGGTGCAGCAATCGGAGGGCTTGCAGTCAGTCAATTGTCAATCCGTTCAATTACATGGATGGGTTCAATTCCTGTTTTTGTTTCTTTAATCATAACATTTGGATTATCACGTTATTTAATGAATGAAAAGAAAGTTAGACAGGGCGTTGGCACACAAATTAGAGCCTAA